Proteins found in one Salvia splendens isolate huo1 chromosome 10, SspV2, whole genome shotgun sequence genomic segment:
- the LOC121752158 gene encoding uncharacterized protein LOC121752158, whose amino-acid sequence MYRQCGECPMDLKELTYPGQPRLSHCDCGYEICLACWNSLVGGYKTGTVARCPKCGHRYQKDRFIQMYPRLPEGELAFRVVSVKGIPTRHAKEDMLMKHAWFGQYGKVTKVSITRNRKGRIALDTPGVCSKIEVYFEKKQSALQCIKALNGFILDESTLGASYAIGFDGPLRTGNMFPTPFLDDANPIMNEGLGGQAEISGTF is encoded by the exons ATGTATAGACAATGCGGAGAGTGTCCTATGGATTTGAAGGAGTTGACGTATCCTGGCCAGCCGCGGCTTTCGCACTGTGATTGCGGTTATGAG ATTTGTTTGGCATGTTGGAACAGCCTAGTAGGAGGGTACAAAACAGGTACTGTAGCGCGTTGTCCTAAGTGTGGTCACCGCTATCAGAAGGACAGATTTATTCAGATGTATCCGAG GCTACCGGAAGGAGAGCTTGCATTTAGGGTTGTATCTGTGAAGGGTATACCCACCCGTCATGCTAAAGAAGAT ATGTTGATGAAACATGCGTGGTTCGGGCAATATGGGAAGGTGACTAAGGTCTCAATTACACGAAACCGTAAAGGGCGCATTGCCTTGGATACGCCTGGAGTATGCTCTAAAAT aGAAGTATATTTTGAGAAGAAACAGAGTGCTTTGCAGTGCATAAAAGCACTCAATGGCTTTATTCTAGATGAATCAACGTTGGG GGCAAGCTACGCGATTGGGTTTGATGGTCCTCTGCGCACCGGCAACATGTTTCCTACTCCATTCTTGGATGATGCTAATCCGATCATGAACGAAGGCCTA GGGGGACAGGCAGAGATAAGTGGCACATTCTGA
- the LOC121752157 gene encoding uncharacterized protein LOC121752157: MGSQANMDKMQQRQNYRNLWHTDLMRTIQNDPPYCCLSFWCGPCVSYMLRKRALYNDMSRYVCCAGYMPCSGRCGENRCPEFCLATEVFLCFGNSVASTRFLLQDEFNIQTTQCDNCIIGFMVCLQQFACIFSIVAMIVGSEEISEASQILSCLSDMVYCTVCACMQTQHKIEMDKRDGKFGPQPMAVPPVQQMSRLDQAYPSTVGYPPPAYGQPTYPLPPAYGQPNYAPPAYGQPTYPPPPAGYQR; the protein is encoded by the exons ATGGGGTCTCAAGCGAATATGGACAAGATGCAGCAGCGCCAGAATTATCGCAATCTCTGGCACACCGATCTCATGCGCACAATCCAAAATGATCCTCCAT ATTGCTGCTTGTCGTTTTGGTG TGGCCCCTGCGTGTCGTATATGCTCCGCAAAAGAGCACTCTACAATGACATGTCCCG GTATGTGTGCTGTGCTGGGTATATGCCTTGCAGTGGTCGATGTGGTGAAAACCGTTGCCCAGAATTTTGCCTTGCAACTGAG GTTTTCCTGTGCTTTGGAAATTCAGTTGCCTCTACTCGGTTTTTGTTGCAAGATGAATTCAACATACAAACAACACAGTGTGATAATTGCATCATt GGTTTCATGGTGTGCCTCCAACAATTTGCTTGCATTTTCTCTATTGTTGCTATGATAGTAGGAAGTGAAGAGATCTCAGAGGCTTCCCAGATTCTGTCATGCTTGTCTGATATGGTGTATTGCAC GGTTTGTGCTTGTATGCAG ACACAACATAAGATTGAAATGGACAAGCGCGATGGTAAGTTTGGCCCACAACCGATGGCAGTTCCACCCGTCCAGCAAATGTCACGCCTTGATCAGGCATATCCCTCTACTGTCGGATACCCTCCACCCGCATATGGGCAGCCAACTTATCCTCTTCCACCCGCGTATGGGCAACCAAATTATGCTCCACCCGCGTATGGGCAGCCAACCTATCCTCCTCCCCCTGCAGGCTATCAGAGGTGA